CTCCGCGAAGTGCTGGCCCGCGTGCGCGCGGCGCTGCGCCGCGCGCAGACCGCGGCGCGCGGCGCCCGGGAGCAGGAGGAAGTCCTGCAGGTCGGCGAGATCACCATGGACCTGGCCCGCCACGAGGTCGTCGTCCGCGAGGAACCCATGGCGCTGCCGCCCCGCCAATTCGATCTGCTGCGGGCCTTCCTTGCGAACCCCGGGCGGGTGCTGACGCGGGCGGCGCTGCTCCAACACGTCTGGGGCTACGACTTCACCGGCGACGACCGCACCGTCGACGTGCACGTCCGGTGGCTCCGGCAGAAGCTGCACGAGGCTGGGTCGGCGACAACCATCGAGACGGTTCGGGGAGTCGGCTACAAGCTGGGAGCGTAACCCACACATGCGGCTCTACCGCGCGGTGATGGCGGCGTTGGCGGGCTACGCGGCGCTGCTTGTCGTCGCCGCGGCGGCGCTGCTGGCCGCCACCGGGTGGCCGCGGCGGGTCCCGGACGTCGCGGTTCCGCTGCTCGGCACGCTGTTCGTCGCGCTCGTCGCCGCGGCGATCATCGCGGGACGGTTCACGGCCGCGCTCGCCCGGCCGCTCCACGAGCTCGCCGCGGCCGCGTGGTCGGGCGTCGAGGGCCGTCTCAGGCCGGCGCGGGAAGTCTCCGGCGACATCTCGTTCGACGAGGTGCACGAGGCCATCGCCGCGTTCAACGCGATGGTGTTGGAAACCAGTCATACCATCGCCGCGCTCGATCTGCAGAAATCCACCCTGGAATCCGTGCTCGCGCACATGAGCGACGCGCTCCTGGTGCTCGACGGGCGGGGGACGCTCACGCTCGTCAACCCGTCCGCCGAGCGGATCTTCGGCATCACAGCACCGCTCGTCATCGGGCATCGGTTGATCGAGGCCTTCCGCCATTTCGAGCTGGACGCGCTCGTCCGGCAGGCGGAGCGGGAGCGGCAGCCGCTCACACGGGAGATCGAACTCCACCACCCCGAGCACCGCCTGCTGCGCGTGCAGGCGAACCCGGTGGCCGGACCGCAGGGATACTTTCTCGGCGTCGTCGTCGTGGCCCAGGACGTCACCGATCAGCGCCGCACCGACATCGTGCGCCGCGAATTCGTCGCCAACGTCTCGCACGAGCTCCGCACACCTCTCACGTCGGTGCGGGCGCTGGCCGAGGCGCTGGCGGGCGGCGCGGCGCAGGACCCCGCGGCCGGCCCGAGGTTCTTCGAGCGGATCATCACGGAGATCGACCGGCTTACGCTCATCGTCAACGACCTCCTCGATCTGTCGGCCATCGAGAGCGGCAGCGCCAAGATGGAGATGGAGGCGGTGCCCCTCCGGGATGTAATCGAGGACGTGGTGGCGAAGTTCCGTCCGATGGCCGATCGCCGCCGCATCGCGCTCCGTGGGAACAACGGGGACCGCGGCTTGGCCCGCGCGTGGGCCGACCGCACGCGCATCACGCAGGCGGTCGCGAACCTCGTCGACAACGCGATCAAGTACACGCCGGACGGCGGCACGGTTGTGGTGGCCGGCGAGGCGCGCGACGACATGGTCGCGATCTCGGTCGCGGACACGGGGGTCGGGATCGCCCCCGAGCACCTGCCCCGCGTTTTCGAGCGGTTCTACCGGGCCGACCGCTCGCGTTCCCGCGCGCTCGGCGGGACCGGCCTTGGCCTCAGCATCGTGAAGCACATCGCCACGTCCCACGGCGGCGAGGTCGAGGTGCAGAGCGCGGAGGGGCGTGGCACCCGCTTCACGCTGCTGCTGCCCCGGGCCCGCGAATGAGGCCCCGCCGGCCGGGCCCCCGCGGCGCACAGACGGCGAGCGGGTGTTCACCAGTCCTTAACCTGTTCTTCCCGGTATCTTCGCGCGGCCATGGCGCCCCGGTAACCGGCGTCGGGTACTGTCTCGCTAGGGCTCCAAGGGCTCCACCGGAGGTGCCACAGTACATCGGGACCGTTCCCCTCGGCGCGGAGGTACCGCGGCCCGGCTTCAGGGCCCGCGGCACGATGGTTCGCGCCGGATCGGCGCGCGGCGCACTGACGGAGCACAGCGGGGGACAATGCAGCACACATACGGCACACTCGCAGGAGATGACTCGGTGAAACGCATCGACCTACACACCCACGCCAAGATCTCCAAGCTGTTTTCCTTCGAGATGCGGTCCCTGCACCAGATGATCGCGCAGGCGCGACGGGTCGGGCTCGACGGCATCGCGCTGGTCGAACATTTTCACGCCGCCAGCTTCTGGGAGGTCCACGAGGCCCTCGGCCAAGCATTCGCCTACGCGGACGGCGTCTACCATGCCGGCGGGGGGTTCCGCATTCTCACGGGAGCCGAACTGAGCCTGATGAACGACGGGCGCCCCGCGGATCTCATTCTCCTCGGCACGCTCGATCAGCTCCGCGGGTTCAACGTGCGCCTGACGCGTCCGGCGACCGGCGGATACCGGCCCCCGCTGTCGGAGGCCGTGACCGTCGTCCGGGAGGTGGGAATGTTCGTGATCGGCGCCCACATCTTCCGGCCCGGCAAGGAACTCGTCGCGCTGGGACGCGCGCTCGCGGCGCTCGACGCCATCGAGGCCAACGGCAAGGATTTTCGGCGCGACGAGCGGGTGTACGACGCGGCGCGGCGGCTTGGGCTCCCCGTGGTCGGCGGCAGCGACGCCCATTTTTGGGCGCAGATCGGGATCAAGGCGACGGTACTGCCCATCAGCGAGATCACGCAGGCCAAAGTGACCCATGCCATTCGGGAGGGTCTGGCCAGCGTCGAGTGTCTGGATTACGGCCCGCTCGCGGTGCAGATCAGCGGGGCGTACAAGCGGATCCTCAAGGCGAGACAGGCCCGCCCCGGATACGCGGAGCATCGACGGCCGGCGTCCGAGGCGGATCCCGTGGCCGTCGCCCGGTAGGCACGGGACGGCGACCGTGAGATTTGGGGGGATACCGGATGTCGGGGGAGGCTGTCCATGAGCCAGTCGTTGAAGATGGCGGCGAAGCTGCCGAACACCGACGTCGCCGAGATGATGAACCAGCTGTCGCTGGGTCTCATGCACGGGGCGATCGTGATCCGTAACAGCGGGAAGCGTCACGCGTACCACCCCGGACAGGTGATTTCGGTGGAGATCCGCGCGGATGAAGATTCCGGCAAGGGAGAGATGCACATCGAATTGCGCTGGCGGGTGCCGCTGAGCGTCACCACGGCTCCGTAGCCAGCATCCGGCCGCGTCCCGCGTATGCGGGACCGGCCGCGTCAAGGAGGCACGCGCCATGGCTAAGAACGGCAAGTTCGAGTTTACGGCGACGCTCGAGCCCGCAAACGCGGCAGACTACTTGAGCCGGATCGCCGACGGGCTCCGCCGCGGCGTGATCGGCCTGACGGCCGCCGGGCGGTCGATTCGTCTCGAGCCCGGCTCGATGGTCACGGTGGAAATCGCCGCGGAGTCCAAACCGGAGAAAGCCAAGGGCAGTCTCGGGCTGGAGATTTCCTGGAAGGCCAACCAGGAGGAATCCGTCGCGGCGCTCGAGGTGACGGTCGATCCGCGCGAAGAGGTCGGGAATGCGCACCGGTCCCACGACTAGCACCTGACCGGACTCGATCACAGCATGCCGGCGGTGGGGGGCGGCGGTGAGGAATCCCGGACTGTGTCTGCCGCCCCGGCGGCGATGAGCCAGCCTCCCCTGTCGGGTGTGTGGAGCGACCTGATCAAGATGGGCCGCCTCGTGGCGGACCAGCTTGAGCGGGCGCTGCGCTGTTTTCACGACCTCGATCGGTCGCTGGCCGACGAGGTCATCGAACGCGACGACGTGATCGACAACCTCAATCTCTCGCTCGAGGAGCGGTGTTTCGACCTGGCGACGGGCGGCACCCTCAGCCCCGAGGACCGCCGTCTGGCGCGCGCCGCCGTGAAGATCGCCCTGAATCTCGAGCGGATCGGGGATACGGGGACGCACATCGCGAAGCGCGTCCGCCTCGTGATCCAGGATCAGGCCCGGCCGGTGGACTTCGCTTTTCCGGAATTGGAGGTCGCCGCGTCTCTGGCCGTGCGCGAGGTCATGGACGCGCTGGTCGAGCACGACCTGGAGCGGGCCTGCCAGGCCTGTCTTCGGGAGTCTGAATTCGACGGCCGGTACGTGGCCTACCTCGGCGAGGCGCGCCGCCGGATGCAGGCCTACCCGTCCGAGGTTCCGTACCTGCTGCACTGCCTGGCCGTCATGAAGTATCTGGAAAAGGTTGCCGACTACGTGCTGAACATCGGCGAGCAGGCGATCTTCTTGACCACCGGCCGCCGTCTCAAATTCTCGCAGTACCAGCAGCTCGGCCGGCTGGTGCCGGAGGCCCAGCCCGGCGAGTTCGAGTTTCATCCCTACTGGGACGGGATCAGCGGCGCGGTCGTCGCGCAGGTACGCCGGCAGGGCGCGCCGGCGATCTACAAGGAAGGGTCGCGCCGCAAGATCGAGGAGGAGGCGAGGAAGCTCGAAGCCTGGGCGCGCATCCCGGGAGACCTCACGCCCCGGGTGTTGGGCTCGGTCACAGTCAAGGACCGGGAAGCCCTGCTGCGCGAGTTCGTGGACAGTCCGCTGCTCTCGGAGTTCTATCTGTCGGCGGCCTCCCGGGACGGGAAGCTGGCCGCGACGCACAGGCTGCTCGACGCGGTCCACGTCGTATGGGCGTACACCACGGTGGTGGAGCGGCCGCGGATCGATTACGTGGAGCAG
The sequence above is a segment of the bacterium genome. Coding sequences within it:
- a CDS encoding amphi-Trp domain-containing protein; amino-acid sequence: MAKNGKFEFTATLEPANAADYLSRIADGLRRGVIGLTAAGRSIRLEPGSMVTVEIAAESKPEKAKGSLGLEISWKANQEESVAALEVTVDPREEVGNAHRSHD
- a CDS encoding PhoU domain-containing protein, whose protein sequence is MSQPPLSGVWSDLIKMGRLVADQLERALRCFHDLDRSLADEVIERDDVIDNLNLSLEERCFDLATGGTLSPEDRRLARAAVKIALNLERIGDTGTHIAKRVRLVIQDQARPVDFAFPELEVAASLAVREVMDALVEHDLERACQACLRESEFDGRYVAYLGEARRRMQAYPSEVPYLLHCLAVMKYLEKVADYVLNIGEQAIFLTTGRRLKFSQYQQLGRLVPEAQPGEFEFHPYWDGISGAVVAQVRRQGAPAIYKEGSRRKIEEEARKLEAWARIPGDLTPRVLGSVTVKDREALLREFVDSPLLSEFYLSAASRDGKLAATHRLLDAVHVVWAYTTVVERPRIDYVEQIRRRLPEVLALHPEFQPIVEQGVAGGQTARVEELLVRAEALEPDLAPPVSVWLHGDFNANNVLYHERTGQVKFIDVHRSRLGDYLQDISVFLLSMERRPGIAGPVADDVAAINELVEGFARRFGAEHGDAAFERRLHLSLARSCITSCRVVADPAHSERLLRRGLGLLSSVTDPA
- a CDS encoding ATP-binding protein translates to MRLYRAVMAALAGYAALLVVAAAALLAATGWPRRVPDVAVPLLGTLFVALVAAAIIAGRFTAALARPLHELAAAAWSGVEGRLRPAREVSGDISFDEVHEAIAAFNAMVLETSHTIAALDLQKSTLESVLAHMSDALLVLDGRGTLTLVNPSAERIFGITAPLVIGHRLIEAFRHFELDALVRQAERERQPLTREIELHHPEHRLLRVQANPVAGPQGYFLGVVVVAQDVTDQRRTDIVRREFVANVSHELRTPLTSVRALAEALAGGAAQDPAAGPRFFERIITEIDRLTLIVNDLLDLSAIESGSAKMEMEAVPLRDVIEDVVAKFRPMADRRRIALRGNNGDRGLARAWADRTRITQAVANLVDNAIKYTPDGGTVVVAGEARDDMVAISVADTGVGIAPEHLPRVFERFYRADRSRSRALGGTGLGLSIVKHIATSHGGEVEVQSAEGRGTRFTLLLPRARE
- a CDS encoding PHP-associated domain-containing protein; its protein translation is MKRIDLHTHAKISKLFSFEMRSLHQMIAQARRVGLDGIALVEHFHAASFWEVHEALGQAFAYADGVYHAGGGFRILTGAELSLMNDGRPADLILLGTLDQLRGFNVRLTRPATGGYRPPLSEAVTVVREVGMFVIGAHIFRPGKELVALGRALAALDAIEANGKDFRRDERVYDAARRLGLPVVGGSDAHFWAQIGIKATVLPISEITQAKVTHAIREGLASVECLDYGPLAVQISGAYKRILKARQARPGYAEHRRPASEADPVAVAR
- a CDS encoding amphi-Trp domain-containing protein, translated to MSQSLKMAAKLPNTDVAEMMNQLSLGLMHGAIVIRNSGKRHAYHPGQVISVEIRADEDSGKGEMHIELRWRVPLSVTTAP
- a CDS encoding response regulator transcription factor, whose protein sequence is MLTRGKVDDSGSHHGQKPRILVVDDERAIVESLRYALEQEGYDVLEAGEGGEALDLARHAAPDLILLDIMLPGMSGFEVCRVLRQESAIPILMLTARGDEPDRVVGLDLGADDYITKPFSLREVLARVRAALRRAQTAARGAREQEEVLQVGEITMDLARHEVVVREEPMALPPRQFDLLRAFLANPGRVLTRAALLQHVWGYDFTGDDRTVDVHVRWLRQKLHEAGSATTIETVRGVGYKLGA